One Halostella limicola genomic window carries:
- a CDS encoding CaiB/BaiF CoA transferase family protein, which translates to MADGEATPQKILDGITVIDLTTFVTGGFATLMLANQGAEVIKVERPDVGDDSRYSGPPFVDTSEYDGPGKSAAEEGESPYFWTVNYDKRSVELNLKSPEGLAVLYDLIEEADVVVENFRPGTADRLGVGYDDVREVNDSIIYCSISAFGDTGPWSERPGYDLLIQGMSGIMNVTGPENGDPVKVGLPQTDLITAMWAAFGIVGALFRRELTGEGDRVELGMLDASLPWLTKQAGKVYAGEEPSRMGTKDPVLAPYQSIPTADGFLNVACGNQKLWEELCEAIDRPELISDSRFETNSTRVEHMEELEDELTQTFSEQTTNDWVEKLAEEKGLPVGPVYGVEEALQNEQVQSRDVVRKTEHPAAGEIPVIEHPLNYANADAGFADAPPLLGEDTESVIRNLGYTTEELDTLREKGAIPDE; encoded by the coding sequence ATGGCAGATGGAGAGGCCACTCCGCAGAAAATACTCGATGGTATCACTGTGATCGACCTGACGACGTTCGTAACTGGTGGATTTGCCACCTTGATGCTCGCTAATCAAGGTGCAGAGGTGATTAAAGTAGAGCGGCCAGATGTCGGAGATGATAGTCGGTACTCAGGCCCACCGTTTGTGGATACGAGCGAATACGATGGTCCTGGGAAGTCCGCTGCGGAGGAGGGGGAGTCACCCTACTTTTGGACAGTCAATTACGATAAACGTAGCGTCGAACTCAATCTTAAGAGCCCCGAAGGACTGGCAGTGTTGTATGACTTAATCGAAGAGGCAGATGTGGTTGTCGAGAATTTCCGTCCTGGTACAGCTGATCGACTCGGCGTCGGCTACGATGATGTCCGGGAGGTGAACGATAGCATCATCTACTGCTCCATCTCGGCGTTTGGTGATACAGGGCCGTGGAGCGAACGACCAGGATACGACCTACTCATCCAAGGGATGAGCGGAATCATGAATGTTACCGGGCCGGAGAATGGTGATCCAGTCAAGGTTGGGCTCCCACAGACAGATCTCATCACAGCGATGTGGGCGGCATTCGGCATCGTTGGGGCTCTCTTCCGACGAGAGCTCACTGGAGAAGGGGATCGCGTTGAACTGGGAATGCTTGATGCTTCTCTACCTTGGCTCACCAAGCAGGCAGGGAAGGTGTATGCCGGCGAGGAGCCGAGCCGCATGGGTACAAAAGATCCAGTCTTGGCTCCATACCAGAGCATACCCACTGCTGATGGGTTCCTAAATGTTGCCTGTGGGAACCAGAAACTCTGGGAAGAACTCTGTGAAGCAATCGATCGTCCGGAGCTTATCAGTGATTCCCGCTTTGAGACAAACTCGACCCGTGTTGAGCACATGGAAGAACTGGAAGACGAACTCACACAGACGTTCAGTGAACAGACAACCAACGACTGGGTGGAAAAGTTAGCTGAGGAGAAAGGTCTCCCGGTGGGGCCAGTTTATGGGGTGGAGGAAGCACTGCAGAACGAGCAGGTTCAGTCACGAGATGTAGTCCGAAAGACCGAACACCCGGCGGCTGGCGAGATCCCAGTCATTGAGCATCCCTTGAACTACGCGAATGCTGATGCGGGCTTTGCCGATGCACCGCCGCTGCTTGGTGAGGACACTGAGTCTGT